Genomic segment of Chitinophagaceae bacterium:
TTATTCAATACAATGGGTTACAACTCCAACTCAGACCGGACCAACAGCAACAGATTTGAGTGTAGGTTGCTACACAGTTATTGTAACAGATGCAAATGGTTGTGTTGCAGTTGATTTAGCCTGTGTTTCCGGAAATTCTGATATAGTACCCAATTTAAGTAAATCAGATGTAACTGCATGTGGACTGAATAATGGTACAGCTACTGTAAATCCAACAGGAGGAAGTGGAAACTATACTTATGAATGGTTGCCCGGTGGGCAGACCTCACAAACAGTAAACGGGCTTGCCCCGGGAAGTTATACAGTAATCATAGATGATGGAAGTAATTGTCCTTATGTGGAGAATTTTATAATTGAGGATGTTGTAAATATAGATATAAATTTGAATATAACGGATATTCTTTGTCCCGGTGATTCTACAGGAGCAGTTCAAACAGTAGTAAGTGGTGGTTCTCCACCGTATACTTATACCTGGAATACTTCCCCATCTCAAAATACTGCAAACGTAAGTGGACTAACTGCAGGATTTTATACAGTTACGGTTACAGATTCAGATGGTTGTATTGGGGTTCAATCTTTAACTATAAATGAAACACCTGCTTTTAACATTACTCCAAATGGAAGTACTCTGAATTGTAATGGTGATAATAATGGGTTAGCTACTGTTAGTGTAACAGGAGGTACAGCTCCATATAGTTTTAGTTGGAATACAAGTCCTCAGCAATTTACCCAAACAGCAACCGGACTTGGTGCAGGTAATTATGATGTTGTTATTTCAGATGCAAATAATTGTGAAATTACACAGAGTGTAACAGTCAATCAGCCTAATATAATTGATATTGATTTAGTAGACATAAGTACCGGTGGGTGCAGTGGAAATTTTATTGGTGAAGCAGAAGTATTTTCTACCGGTGGCACATTACCTCATTCTTATTCTTGGTGTAATGGACAGACATCTAATATAGCTACGAATATACCTCCGGGTAGTTGGTGTACACTGACATTAACGGATGCAAATGGTTGCATACGTGTTGATTCAATTTTATTGGAAGATTTTGGAGTGATGAATCCTGTAGTATCAAGTACAGATATGTGTGCAGGAGCAAATGATGCTACTGCAACTGTAAATCCTAATGGCGGACAGGGCCCTTTTACATTTTTATGGTCAGGCGGTCAAACTACCCAAACTATTGCCGGACTTAGTGCCGGTACTTATTCAGTAACTATAACTGATGCGAATGGGTGCATTGAGGTTGACTCTGTTAACGTACAAGACTCGCCGCCATTAAACCTAAATGTATTGACTGACCCGGGTAGTTGTAATTCGGGGGATGGAACAGTTGAAGTTTTAGTTAGTGGTGGTACTTCGCCTTATACATTTACATGGCCTACCGGAGATACAACTCAAATTGTCAATAACTTAGAAGATAGCACTTATCTTATTTGGGTTTGGGATGCTAATAATTGTTTTGATACTATATCCGCTACTATTATTTCTGATCCATGTGGCCCGACTGTTACTGTTGAAGCAACTCCGGATACTATATGTCTTGGAGAATGTACTGCTTTATCTGCGAGTGCTATTGAAGGGGACCCTCCCTATGACTTTATTTGGAACAACAATGTTCCTAATGGACCCGGCCCACATACTGTTTGTCCGGTTATTACTACTACCTATCAAGTGATAGCTATTGATAGCTTAAACAATCAGGATACGACTCAGGTGACAGTACATGTAAATGAATTACCAAATATAATTACAAACATAGATACTACTATTTGTTTTGGCAGCCCAATAAATTTATTTGCAGAAGGTGGTAACCTCTATGAATGGAATAATGGTCTCTATTCAGGACCGGGACCTCATTTAGTGATTCCGGATTCTTCAATATCTTATAATGTCATAGTAACAGATTCAAACGCATGTGTAGATACAGCTTCTTTTCTTGTTGAATTATCTCCATTACCATTAGCCGAAACTAATTCAGATACTATTATTTGCAGAGGAGAAACTGTTGATTTATCTGCAACCGGTGGAATCTTTTATAATTGGAATAATAATTTACCTTCTACTGCCGGCCCACATACCGTGGCTCCTGACTCTTCAACAACTTATACTGTTGAAGTTACTAATGTTGATGGTTGTGTAGATACAGCTAATGTCACAATTATAGTTAATCAAATACCTGACCTTACAATTACAGGAGATACTGCTATATGTGAGAATCAATCAGTTGTTTTAATCGCAAGCGGTGGAGTGAGTTATGTTTGGGATAATAATTTACCTGCAGGACCGGGGCCACATACTGTTAGCCCTTTAAATACTACAACATTCATAGTTGAGGTAACTGATAATAATGGATGTATTGAAAGTGCTCAAGTAGAAGTAGAAGTTAACTCACTTCCTGTGGCAACAATATCAGCGGATACAATTATTTGCGCAGGGGACAGTGTCGAATTATTTGCTGATGGTGGTATTTCTTATAATTGGGATAATGGCCTGCCTTCAATTCCCGGACCTCATTTCGTAACTCCTATAGCACTTACAACATATACGGTAGAAGTCACGGATCTTAATGGATGTTCTGATACAGTTGAAACTACTATAGATGTTAATCCTTTACCAATGGTGAATACCGGAAGTGATGCCGAAATTTGTATTGGCGATTCAGCTGTTTTATTTGCATCAGGAGGTAATACATATTCATGGAGTAATAATTTATTCTCAGGCCCCGGGCCTCACAATGTTTCTCCGGGGAGCACAACAAATTATATAGTCGAAGTTACGGATTCTAATTTGTGTGTTAACAGTGATTCTATTTTGGTTATTGTAAATGATTTACCTAATATCACAGTTATACCGGATACCTCAATCTGTATAGGTTCAAGTATTGATATTAGTGCCGATGGAGGACAAATATATTTATGGAATAATAATGTTCCATCAGGACCCGGGCCACACACAATTTCTCCT
This window contains:
- a CDS encoding PKD domain-containing protein, encoding MIRRSFILFTSLYLFFIQDIMATHVAGGEITYTCLGNNEYEVTLTFYRDCAQGTAPFPASPTIRIYNSNGAQLQTLSLSGTGVTTIQPTPPGPCTQTLSNVCLEAQEFTGIVVLPPIPGGYKLGYEICCRNHSITNGPPSRAAYTTSIPDISLAQCNSNPVFNEWPPVYICQGFDLEFDHSATDADNDSLVYRICEPLERVEPDVPYAFTAPYTWQDPINGGLSIDPQTGLLTGNPPGLGQFVVGVCVDEYRNGQLISTVSRDFQFNVVHCENVTNASALSALTDCTTSEVSFFNNSSGDIVSYLWDFGDGNTSTLENPVHNYADTGSYQVTLITYSANSLCNDTSTNIVATVEPCKPCGMEITTSTNPADCQPGGCVRVTCVVPCADCPTSVQIQCGGISSTTGGCGGTTNIGGGNSPCTSNCGGCVVNCGGINLHDIPSVNCTYTPTVDCIGGVSSTADGTIRTIVYSDYINAVLGDATVNITGGTPPYSIQWVTTPTQTGPTATDLSVGCYTVIVTDANGCVAVDLACVSGNSDIVPNLSKSDVTACGLNNGTATVNPTGGSGNYTYEWLPGGQTSQTVNGLAPGSYTVIIDDGSNCPYVENFIIEDVVNIDINLNITDILCPGDSTGAVQTVVSGGSPPYTYTWNTSPSQNTANVSGLTAGFYTVTVTDSDGCIGVQSLTINETPAFNITPNGSTLNCNGDNNGLATVSVTGGTAPYSFSWNTSPQQFTQTATGLGAGNYDVVISDANNCEITQSVTVNQPNIIDIDLVDISTGGCSGNFIGEAEVFSTGGTLPHSYSWCNGQTSNIATNIPPGSWCTLTLTDANGCIRVDSILLEDFGVMNPVVSSTDMCAGANDATATVNPNGGQGPFTFLWSGGQTTQTIAGLSAGTYSVTITDANGCIEVDSVNVQDSPPLNLNVLTDPGSCNSGDGTVEVLVSGGTSPYTFTWPTGDTTQIVNNLEDSTYLIWVWDANNCFDTISATIISDPCGPTVTVEATPDTICLGECTALSASAIEGDPPYDFIWNNNVPNGPGPHTVCPVITTTYQVIAIDSLNNQDTTQVTVHVNELPNIITNIDTTICFGSPINLFAEGGNLYEWNNGLYSGPGPHLVIPDSSISYNVIVTDSNACVDTASFLVELSPLPLAETNSDTIICRGETVDLSATGGIFYNWNNNLPSTAGPHTVAPDSSTTYTVEVTNVDGCVDTANVTIIVNQIPDLTITGDTAICENQSVVLIASGGVSYVWDNNLPAGPGPHTVSPLNTTTFIVEVTDNNGCIESAQVEVEVNSLPVATISADTIICAGDSVELFADGGISYNWDNGLPSIPGPHFVTPIALTTYTVEVTDLNGCSDTVETTIDVNPLPMVNTGSDAEICIGDSAVLFASGGNTYSWSNNLFSGPGPHNVSPGSTTNYIVEVTDSNLCVNSDSILVIVNDLPNITVIPDTSICIGSSIDISADGGQIYLWNNNVPSGPGPHTISPDSTLIYTVVVTDNNGCIDSASTNIAVNALPDVIISDDIDICQGESATISASGGVNYDWNPNLPSTGGPHEVSPLVNTLYTVIVTDNNNCQSSASVSVNVNSLPQLDLGNDTVVCEGDIVLLDVQAQNHTYEWQDGSTDSEFLVLISGLYSVTVTNSSGCIASDSIDIQVLSPPQLEISGNNTLCPGESAVLTASGGLSYEWNTGALSESIEVTPLNTINEYYVSSSIGSCFDTATFIIEVVDPIPANAGTDAEIYENESVVLGGIESGSFIWEPDYNLDCVNCPFPNASPDESVLYTVFYTDEFGCESKDSVFVRVKTLCDLWLPSAFTPNDDGMNDIFYVRGYADRISTFRIFNRWGEIVFEATNFSPNEENFGWDGTFRSQAQSSEVFTYYVEAICIDNDTGEELNQFKNGEVILLK